A single window of Marinitoga hydrogenitolerans DSM 16785 DNA harbors:
- a CDS encoding HD-GYP domain-containing protein, with product MLDLAIQNLNIKGFKIKNILFGNEGTHSTLIYPEIYVFTEERLNPLKLITLKNVLFNLDIEKLKNVKFKKSSTLEILKLISSNFKLETVLKLTEDALRELLNSDGASILLYNEDKNVLNFYITSGGASGSIETIDIPINASIAGECFKKKETLIINDAQKNPLHFKQTDLKAKYKTTNLIATPLFFENNPIGVLEAVNKKDNYYTEEDKYIIELFSSLISNKLMNSKIYNDLSSTVKGFILAVATAIDLRDNYTHTHSKNVSNLAIKIGKILKFNDSFLEELEIAALLHDIGKIGIPDNILNKPSKLTEKEYKIIQSHTIIGAKLLSEIDFLSKNISLGALEHHEKLDGSGYPYNKKNNDISLFGKILAVADIYDALTAKRVYKEPWPKEQVIKMLKNDCPKKFDCVIIEALEKCVID from the coding sequence ATGTTAGATCTTGCAATACAAAACTTAAACATAAAAGGATTTAAAATCAAAAATATATTATTTGGCAATGAGGGTACTCACAGTACCCTCATTTATCCTGAAATATATGTTTTCACTGAAGAAAGATTAAATCCTTTAAAATTAATTACTCTAAAAAATGTATTATTTAATTTAGATATTGAAAAACTAAAGAATGTTAAATTCAAAAAATCTTCAACATTGGAAATATTAAAATTAATTAGTAGTAATTTCAAACTTGAAACTGTGTTAAAATTAACAGAAGACGCCTTAAGAGAACTGCTTAATTCTGATGGTGCTTCTATATTATTATATAATGAAGACAAAAATGTATTAAACTTTTATATTACTTCTGGTGGTGCCAGTGGAAGTATAGAAACTATCGATATTCCAATAAATGCCTCAATTGCTGGGGAATGTTTTAAAAAAAAGGAAACGTTAATTATAAATGATGCTCAAAAAAATCCTTTACATTTTAAACAAACAGATTTAAAAGCTAAATATAAAACAACTAATTTAATTGCAACCCCTTTATTTTTCGAAAATAATCCTATTGGTGTTCTGGAAGCTGTCAACAAAAAAGATAATTATTATACAGAAGAAGATAAATATATTATAGAACTTTTTTCTTCTTTAATATCTAACAAATTAATGAATTCAAAAATATATAATGATCTAAGCAGTACTGTTAAAGGGTTCATTCTTGCTGTTGCTACTGCTATTGATTTAAGAGATAATTATACGCATACTCATTCAAAAAACGTATCTAATTTAGCAATAAAAATAGGAAAAATATTAAAATTTAATGATTCCTTCTTAGAAGAACTTGAAATTGCAGCTCTTTTACATGACATTGGAAAAATAGGTATTCCTGATAATATACTTAACAAACCATCAAAATTAACAGAAAAAGAATATAAGATAATACAGTCTCATACAATAATAGGCGCAAAACTTTTATCGGAAATTGACTTTTTATCTAAAAACATATCTCTAGGAGCTTTAGAACATCATGAAAAACTTGATGGTTCAGGATATCCTTATAACAAAAAAAATAATGACATTTCACTTTTTGGAAAAATATTAGCTGTAGCTGATATTTATGACGCTTTAACTGCGAAAAGAGTATACAAAGAACCTTGGCCAAAAGAACAGGTAATAAAAATGCTAAAAAATGATTGTCCAAAAAAATTTGATTGTGTAATAATTGAAGCGCTTGAAAAATGCGTTATTGATTAA